The proteins below are encoded in one region of Thioalkalivibrio sp. K90mix:
- a CDS encoding multicopper oxidase domain-containing protein, with product MALSAGMVVPGAAGLLAWSPRAHAAELSVDLTARRGDVTMIDGTTALMFGFVQGSGISTPGPTLLCQEGDTITVQLKNELSTPVVFHVGATNVRYPVNANDEIEFSFSAPPAGTYLYYDDQNNGVNRIMGLHGALVVMPAGVSDRPFSGGPQFVRQYKWLFSNVDPAWGQAVRNLGDYHVGSINPESFNPRYFMINGNAYENTHEYNTELMGQYGEPAYVRMLNAGGIVHAPHFHGNHVEMVVINYERFNAPYKNKDAVSMFPLDVREVVYPFKTPPDAYPPVSSQQIQHFPMHCHVEMSQTAGGGLYPHGAHAPIIMGQTPPNEPDLTRDANDLP from the coding sequence ATGGCGCTTTCGGCCGGAATGGTGGTGCCTGGAGCGGCAGGGTTGCTGGCTTGGTCGCCGCGTGCCCATGCGGCCGAACTGAGTGTGGACCTGACGGCCCGACGCGGTGACGTGACCATGATTGATGGCACGACGGCGCTGATGTTCGGGTTTGTCCAGGGCAGCGGGATCAGCACGCCGGGGCCGACCTTGCTGTGCCAGGAAGGCGACACGATCACGGTTCAACTGAAGAACGAGCTGTCGACGCCCGTGGTGTTCCATGTGGGTGCAACGAACGTTCGCTACCCGGTCAACGCCAACGACGAGATCGAGTTCAGCTTCTCGGCACCGCCGGCCGGCACCTACCTCTATTACGACGACCAGAACAACGGCGTGAATCGCATCATGGGCCTGCACGGGGCGTTGGTGGTGATGCCTGCCGGCGTCAGCGATCGTCCGTTTTCGGGCGGCCCGCAGTTCGTGCGGCAGTACAAGTGGCTGTTCAGTAACGTCGACCCGGCCTGGGGCCAGGCGGTGCGCAACCTGGGCGATTACCACGTGGGCTCGATCAACCCGGAGTCGTTCAACCCGCGCTATTTCATGATCAACGGCAACGCGTACGAGAACACCCACGAGTACAACACCGAACTCATGGGGCAGTACGGCGAGCCCGCCTATGTACGCATGCTCAATGCCGGCGGCATCGTGCATGCGCCGCACTTTCACGGCAATCACGTCGAGATGGTCGTGATTAACTACGAACGCTTCAACGCGCCTTACAAGAACAAGGACGCGGTATCGATGTTCCCGCTTGATGTGCGCGAGGTCGTGTATCCGTTCAAGACACCGCCGGACGCCTATCCCCCGGTCTCCAGTCAGCAAATCCAGCATTTCCCGATGCACTGCCATGTCGAGATGTCGCAGACCGCCGGTGGCGGCCTTTATCCGCACGGGGCTCACGCGCCCATCATCATGGGGCAGACGCCACCGAACGAGCCGGATTTGACCCGCGACGCGAACGATCTGCCCTGA
- the csrA gene encoding carbon storage regulator CsrA, whose protein sequence is MLILTRRVGETLMIGEDVSVTVLGVKGNQVRIGINAPQDVAVHREEIFQRIQRESNVAGDDQGSSGGGSAPGGSVAASSRDD, encoded by the coding sequence ATGCTCATTTTGACTCGACGTGTGGGCGAGACCCTCATGATCGGCGAGGACGTTTCCGTCACCGTCCTGGGGGTCAAGGGCAATCAGGTTCGTATCGGGATCAACGCGCCTCAGGACGTTGCTGTCCACCGCGAGGAGATTTTCCAGCGCATCCAGCGCGAATCCAACGTAGCGGGCGACGATCAGGGCTCGTCCGGCGGTGGGTCTGCCCCAGGGGGGAGCGTGGCCGCTTCCTCGCGCGACGACTGA
- a CDS encoding aspartate kinase produces the protein MALLVLKFGGTSVGTTERIQAVAERALKLREEGHQLVIVVSAMSGETDRLLGLAHALNPRADGRELDVLLSTGEQVTIALLSMALEAHGCPARSYTGAQVTIRTDSAHNKARIRSIDDARVRADLEAGRVVVVAGFQGVDEHGAITTLGRGGSDTTAVALAAALKADECRIYTDVDGVYTTDPRLVPNARRLHSITFEEMLEMASLGSKVLQIRAVEFAGKYNVPLRVLSSFEEGQGTLITTEEDAQVEQALVAGIAFNQNEAQLTVQGVPDQPGVAHRILGPIADANIEVDMIVQNVGADQTTDFTFTVHRNDYDKALTILQDACKALNAREVSGDTHIVKISVVGVGMRSHAGIASKMFEALSRETINIRMISTSEIKISVVVDEKYLELAVRALHDAFELEHEPVGQQEDG, from the coding sequence ATGGCGTTGCTGGTACTGAAATTCGGGGGCACTTCGGTGGGCACCACCGAGCGCATCCAGGCGGTCGCGGAGCGGGCGCTGAAGCTACGCGAGGAGGGCCATCAATTGGTGATCGTCGTCTCCGCGATGAGCGGCGAGACGGATCGTCTGCTGGGGCTTGCGCACGCCCTGAACCCGCGGGCCGATGGTCGCGAGCTGGATGTACTTCTCTCCACCGGCGAGCAGGTGACGATTGCCCTGCTGTCGATGGCGCTGGAGGCGCATGGTTGCCCGGCGCGCTCCTATACCGGCGCCCAGGTCACGATTCGCACGGACAGCGCACATAACAAGGCGCGTATCCGCAGTATCGACGATGCCCGTGTGCGCGCGGATCTGGAGGCCGGCCGAGTGGTCGTTGTGGCCGGATTCCAGGGTGTGGACGAGCACGGCGCAATCACCACACTGGGCCGCGGCGGGTCGGATACAACGGCGGTCGCGCTGGCGGCCGCGCTGAAGGCCGATGAGTGCCGGATCTATACGGATGTCGACGGTGTGTACACCACTGACCCGCGCCTGGTGCCGAATGCGCGACGCCTGCACAGCATCACCTTCGAGGAGATGCTGGAGATGGCGAGCCTCGGCTCCAAGGTGCTGCAGATTCGCGCGGTGGAATTTGCGGGCAAGTACAACGTCCCTCTAAGAGTCCTGTCCTCGTTTGAGGAAGGACAAGGGACACTGATTACCACGGAGGAGGATGCGCAGGTGGAACAGGCGCTGGTTGCGGGTATCGCGTTCAATCAGAACGAGGCCCAGCTGACGGTTCAGGGCGTCCCCGATCAGCCGGGGGTCGCGCATCGTATCCTCGGGCCGATCGCGGACGCCAACATCGAGGTGGACATGATCGTGCAGAACGTGGGCGCGGATCAGACCACCGACTTCACCTTTACGGTGCATCGCAACGACTATGACAAGGCGCTGACGATTCTGCAGGATGCCTGCAAGGCCTTGAATGCACGTGAGGTCTCCGGGGATACCCACATCGTGAAGATCTCGGTGGTCGGCGTCGGGATGCGTTCGCACGCCGGGATTGCCAGCAAGATGTTCGAGGCCCTGTCGCGCGAGACGATCAACATTCGGATGATTTCGACCTCCGAGATCAAGATCTCGGTGGTCGTGGATGAGAAGTACCTCGAACTTGCAGTACGCGCTCTCCATGATGCCTTTGAACTTGAGCATGAACCTGTCGGTCAACAGGAGGACGGTTAA
- the alaS gene encoding alanine--tRNA ligase, with translation MKSADIRRSFLEFFEGHGHTIVSSSPLVPGNDPTLLFTNAGMVQFKDVFLGREKRSYNRAVSSQRCVRAGGKHNDLENVGYTARHHTFFEMLGNFSFGDYFKRDAIHYAWQFLTETIGLPPEKLWVTVYETDDDAYNVWANEIQVPAERIVRIGDKPDGGSDNFWQMGDTGPCGPCTEVFYDHGPEVEGGPPGSPDEDGDRYIEIWNLVFMQYDRDADGTLNPLPRPSVDTGMGLERLAAVLQGVHSNYEIDLFQDLIAAAARVTGAKEQDSASLRVIADHIRSIAFLITDGVLPSNEGRGYVLRRIIRRAARHGFKVGAQDAFLYQMVGDLVRVMGEAFPELAEAQARVEQVLEKEERKFLETLDKGMKILEDDLRDLEGKVIPGETIFLLYDTYGFPVDLTGDIARERGLELDMAGFESAMADQRARARAASHFSMDDGGLPQIDLETTFSGYETVDDEGRVVALYQNGEPVERLEVGAEGLVVLDRTPFYGESGGQVGDVGTLSGSGVRFQVADTRKQGAAHIHVGQVRAGTLEVGQTLQAAVEGPRRENIRRHHSATHLLHKALRDQLGDHVQQKGSLVDPDRLRFDFTHMEPLTDEQLRAIEAQVNAEILANEATDTRVMDIESAMESGAVALFGEKYGDQVRVLKIGTSVELCGGTHVDRTGDIGLFRITSEGGVAAGIRRIEAVAGEVALRWVDEQLGYLDAIADRLRAGRGEAADKVAQLQERSRELEKQIEQLKGKLASQAGSDLASQAQEVGGVQVLAAKIDGVEPKALRDMVDQLKQKLGKAVVVLGTATGEGKVSLVAGVTKAETGQFKAGDLVGHVAAQVDGKGGGRPDMAMAGGQSPDKLDAALASVADWVRERA, from the coding sequence ATGAAAAGCGCCGACATTCGCCGGAGTTTCCTCGAATTCTTTGAAGGGCATGGCCATACGATCGTGTCCTCCAGCCCGCTGGTACCGGGCAACGATCCCACGCTGTTGTTCACCAACGCGGGGATGGTGCAGTTCAAGGATGTGTTCCTCGGTCGCGAGAAGCGTTCGTACAACCGCGCGGTATCCAGCCAGCGCTGCGTGCGCGCGGGCGGCAAGCACAACGACCTGGAAAACGTCGGTTACACCGCGCGGCATCACACCTTCTTCGAGATGCTGGGCAACTTCAGCTTTGGCGACTACTTCAAGCGCGATGCGATCCACTACGCCTGGCAGTTCCTGACCGAGACCATTGGTCTGCCGCCGGAAAAGCTGTGGGTCACGGTCTACGAGACCGACGACGACGCCTATAACGTCTGGGCGAACGAGATCCAGGTCCCGGCCGAGCGCATCGTGCGCATCGGTGACAAGCCGGACGGCGGCTCCGACAACTTCTGGCAGATGGGCGACACCGGCCCCTGCGGCCCCTGCACCGAGGTCTTCTATGACCACGGGCCGGAGGTCGAGGGTGGCCCGCCCGGATCCCCGGACGAAGACGGTGATCGCTACATCGAGATTTGGAATCTGGTGTTCATGCAGTACGACCGCGACGCGGACGGCACGCTGAACCCGCTGCCGCGTCCGTCGGTGGATACCGGCATGGGCCTCGAACGCCTGGCCGCGGTGCTGCAGGGCGTGCACTCCAATTACGAGATCGACCTGTTCCAGGACCTGATCGCGGCCGCCGCACGCGTGACCGGGGCGAAGGAGCAGGACTCCGCCTCGCTGCGCGTGATCGCCGACCACATCCGTTCCATCGCCTTCCTGATTACCGACGGCGTGCTGCCGTCGAATGAGGGCCGCGGCTATGTGCTGCGCCGCATCATCCGCCGCGCCGCGCGCCATGGCTTCAAGGTGGGCGCGCAGGACGCCTTCCTCTACCAGATGGTCGGCGATCTGGTGCGCGTAATGGGCGAGGCCTTCCCGGAGCTGGCCGAGGCGCAGGCCCGGGTCGAGCAGGTACTGGAGAAGGAGGAACGCAAGTTCCTGGAGACGCTCGACAAGGGCATGAAGATCCTCGAGGACGACCTGCGCGATCTCGAGGGCAAGGTGATCCCGGGCGAGACCATCTTCCTGCTGTATGACACCTACGGCTTCCCGGTGGACCTGACCGGGGACATCGCGCGCGAGCGTGGCCTGGAGCTGGACATGGCGGGCTTCGAGTCCGCGATGGCCGACCAGCGCGCCCGGGCCCGCGCCGCCAGCCACTTCTCCATGGACGACGGCGGCCTGCCGCAGATCGATCTCGAGACCACATTCTCCGGCTACGAGACCGTCGACGACGAGGGTCGCGTGGTCGCGCTGTACCAGAACGGCGAGCCGGTCGAACGACTCGAGGTCGGCGCCGAAGGTCTGGTGGTGCTGGACCGTACGCCGTTCTACGGCGAGTCCGGCGGCCAGGTGGGCGATGTCGGCACGCTGAGCGGCTCCGGCGTGCGCTTCCAGGTCGCCGATACGCGCAAGCAGGGCGCGGCGCATATCCATGTCGGCCAGGTCCGTGCCGGCACGCTGGAGGTTGGCCAGACGCTGCAGGCCGCGGTCGAAGGCCCGCGCCGCGAGAATATCCGTCGCCACCACTCGGCGACCCACCTGCTGCACAAGGCCCTGCGCGACCAGCTGGGCGACCACGTCCAGCAGAAGGGCTCGCTGGTGGACCCCGATCGCCTGCGTTTCGACTTCACCCACATGGAGCCGCTGACCGACGAACAGCTACGCGCCATCGAGGCCCAGGTGAACGCCGAGATCCTGGCCAATGAGGCCACAGACACCCGCGTGATGGACATCGAATCGGCGATGGAGTCCGGCGCGGTCGCCCTGTTCGGCGAGAAGTACGGCGACCAGGTGCGCGTGCTGAAGATCGGCACCTCCGTGGAGCTGTGCGGCGGCACGCATGTGGATCGTACCGGCGACATCGGACTGTTCCGCATTACCTCCGAGGGTGGGGTGGCTGCCGGGATCCGCCGTATTGAGGCGGTGGCCGGCGAGGTGGCGCTACGCTGGGTGGACGAGCAGCTCGGGTATCTGGATGCGATCGCCGACCGCCTGCGTGCCGGGCGTGGCGAGGCGGCCGACAAGGTCGCCCAGTTGCAGGAGCGCTCGCGCGAACTGGAAAAGCAGATCGAACAGCTCAAGGGCAAGCTGGCCAGCCAGGCCGGCAGCGACCTGGCCTCGCAGGCGCAGGAGGTCGGCGGCGTGCAGGTGCTGGCCGCGAAGATCGACGGCGTGGAGCCCAAGGCCCTGCGCGACATGGTCGACCAGCTCAAGCAGAAACTTGGCAAGGCGGTCGTGGTCCTGGGAACCGCGACCGGCGAGGGCAAGGTCAGCCTGGTGGCCGGCGTTACCAAGGCCGAGACCGGCCAGTTCAAGGCCGGCGACCTGGTCGGTCATGTCGCCGCGCAGGTGGACGGCAAGGGCGGCGGTCGCCCGGACATGGCGATGGCCGGCGGCCAGAGCCCGGACAAGCTGGATGCCGCGCTGGCCTCGGTCGCGGACTGGGTACGCGAACGCGCCTGA
- a CDS encoding regulatory protein RecX — protein sequence MPRSRSKADPADPDAALEAGLRLLVRREHSALELARKLAERGFERDAVDAALERARELDYLSDTRYADFIARHRTEQGYGEQRIRAELAHNGISNDTVNAAIDALEVNWTDQARGQLERHFRYPPDTREDEARMLRHLAGRGFSGGVAHQALAAWKDETP from the coding sequence ATGCCCCGGTCGAGGAGCAAGGCTGACCCGGCCGACCCGGACGCCGCACTGGAGGCCGGGCTCCGGCTGCTGGTGCGGCGCGAGCATTCCGCGCTGGAGCTCGCGCGCAAGCTGGCCGAGCGCGGGTTCGAGCGCGACGCGGTGGATGCCGCGCTGGAACGCGCGCGGGAACTCGACTACCTGAGCGACACCCGTTACGCGGACTTCATCGCCCGCCACCGCACCGAGCAGGGCTACGGCGAACAGCGCATCCGTGCCGAACTTGCCCACAACGGCATCAGCAACGACACCGTCAACGCCGCCATCGACGCCCTGGAGGTCAACTGGACCGACCAGGCCCGCGGCCAGCTCGAACGCCACTTCCGCTACCCCCCCGATACCCGCGAAGACGAGGCCCGCATGCTCCGCCACCTCGCCGGCCGCGGCTTCTCCGGCGGCGTTGCCCACCAGGCCCTCGCGGCCTGGAAGGACGAGACCCCGTAG
- the recA gene encoding recombinase RecA, whose product MDENRKKALTAALGQIERQFGKGAVMRMGDQQAVDVPAISTGSLALDIALGIGGVPRGRVVEIYGPESSGKTTLTLQVVAEAQKLGGTAAFVDAEHALDPTYAEKLGVNVDDLLVSQPDTGEQALEIADMLVRSGAVDVVIVDSVAALTPKAEIEGEMGDSHVGLQARLMSQALRKLTANIKRSNTLVIFINQIRMKIGVMFGSPETTTGGNALKFYSSVRMDIRRIGAIKKGDEVIGNETRVKVVKNKMAPPFREAYFEILYGEGISRVGEIIEMGVKEGLIDKAGAWYSYNGERIGQGKENARQYLKDNPQIAEEVEKTLRERLLPKRNKAAVEDEPVDAPVEEQG is encoded by the coding sequence GTGGACGAGAATCGCAAGAAGGCCCTGACCGCCGCACTGGGGCAGATCGAACGCCAATTCGGCAAGGGCGCGGTGATGCGCATGGGCGATCAGCAGGCGGTGGACGTCCCCGCGATCTCCACGGGCTCCCTGGCGCTGGACATCGCGCTCGGGATTGGCGGCGTGCCGCGCGGGCGCGTGGTCGAGATCTATGGCCCGGAGTCCTCGGGCAAGACGACCCTGACCCTGCAGGTGGTGGCCGAGGCGCAGAAGCTGGGCGGCACCGCCGCGTTCGTGGACGCCGAGCACGCGTTGGACCCGACCTACGCCGAGAAGCTGGGCGTGAACGTGGACGATCTGCTGGTCTCGCAGCCGGATACCGGTGAGCAGGCGCTGGAGATCGCCGACATGCTGGTGCGCTCCGGTGCGGTGGATGTGGTGATCGTCGACTCGGTGGCCGCGCTCACGCCCAAGGCCGAGATCGAGGGCGAGATGGGCGACTCCCATGTCGGCCTGCAGGCGCGTCTGATGTCGCAGGCGCTGCGCAAGCTGACCGCCAACATCAAGCGCTCCAACACCCTGGTCATCTTCATCAACCAGATCCGCATGAAGATCGGCGTGATGTTCGGCAGCCCCGAGACCACCACCGGCGGCAACGCGCTCAAGTTTTACTCCTCCGTGCGCATGGATATCCGCCGCATCGGCGCGATCAAGAAGGGCGACGAGGTGATCGGCAACGAGACCCGCGTGAAGGTCGTCAAGAACAAGATGGCACCCCCGTTCCGCGAGGCCTACTTCGAGATCCTCTACGGCGAGGGCATCTCGCGGGTCGGCGAGATCATCGAGATGGGTGTGAAGGAAGGCCTGATTGACAAGGCCGGCGCCTGGTACAGCTACAACGGCGAGCGGATTGGTCAGGGCAAGGAAAACGCCCGCCAGTACCTGAAGGACAACCCGCAGATCGCCGAGGAAGTCGAAAAGACCCTGCGCGAACGCCTGCTGCCGAAGCGCAACAAGGCTGCGGTGGAGGACGAGCCGGTCGATGCCCCGGTCGAGGAGCAAGGCTGA
- a CDS encoding CinA family protein, producing MEAESTVIVSPHEPDLAGLSALVYDLGERLLASERKLCTIESCTGGGIAQAITDVPGSSGWFECGWVAYSNAAKTRMVGVPAELIEQHGAVSEAVARAMVEGGLAHCDADLALSVTGIAGPGGGSVDKPVGTVCFGWQERGQDARVETCHFDGERHDVRLQAMLHALSALLVHEAA from the coding sequence ATGGAAGCGGAATCGACTGTGATTGTGAGCCCGCACGAGCCCGATCTGGCCGGGCTCTCGGCGCTGGTCTACGACCTCGGCGAGCGGCTGCTCGCCAGCGAGCGCAAGCTTTGCACCATCGAGTCCTGTACCGGGGGCGGGATCGCCCAGGCGATTACCGATGTTCCCGGCAGTTCGGGCTGGTTCGAGTGCGGCTGGGTGGCGTATTCCAACGCGGCCAAGACGCGGATGGTCGGGGTGCCGGCCGAGCTGATCGAGCAGCACGGCGCGGTCAGCGAGGCCGTGGCGCGGGCAATGGTCGAGGGCGGGCTTGCCCACTGCGATGCCGACCTGGCGCTCTCGGTGACCGGGATCGCCGGGCCTGGCGGCGGCAGCGTGGACAAGCCGGTGGGCACGGTCTGCTTTGGCTGGCAGGAGCGCGGGCAGGATGCGCGCGTCGAGACCTGCCATTTCGATGGCGAACGCCACGATGTACGCCTGCAGGCGATGCTGCACGCACTGAGTGCATTGCTGGTGCACGAGGCGGCCTGA
- a CDS encoding PilZ domain-containing protein: MLGEDDRRGFRRMQVDTPAQVTWTATGAVDDVRLEDLSASGCAFRWPHAPQAGERVSIAVHSPDGRVPALERAGEVVRSDPLGEDRVIWRVAIVFDSEG; encoded by the coding sequence ATGCTGGGAGAAGATGATCGCCGGGGCTTCCGGCGCATGCAGGTCGATACCCCCGCACAAGTGACCTGGACGGCGACCGGTGCGGTGGACGATGTGCGGCTGGAGGACCTTTCGGCCAGCGGCTGTGCCTTTCGCTGGCCGCATGCGCCACAGGCGGGCGAGCGTGTGAGTATCGCGGTTCACAGCCCGGACGGGCGAGTGCCCGCCCTGGAGCGTGCCGGCGAGGTCGTGCGCAGCGATCCCCTGGGCGAAGATCGGGTGATCTGGCGCGTGGCCATTGTCTTTGATAGCGAGGGATGA
- the mutS gene encoding DNA mismatch repair protein MutS, with product MSTAEPLSAHTPMMQQYLAIKAEYPDTLLLYRMGDFYELFYDDAERAAGLLDITLTRRGESAGAPIPMAGIPVHTLESYLARLLKMGESVAICEQTGAVGAQKGPVKREVVRIVTPGTVTEEALLDARQVNRLVAVCPAASAAVKGRKTGYGIASLEFASGQFRVLEVGDETELAAELARLDPVELLVPDLTGAIPGTESFTPQRHADWHFDAVSAHRLLITHFGTRDLSGFGCEGLDLGIAAAGALLAYVQNRHRGDLAHITSLAHEQRSQMLVLDPATRRNLELTRTLTGERRGSLLALLDTTQSAMGARRLMQWLHQPLRERAIIRERQTAITALLEQEAVTPIRDALAGSADSERILSRIVLGSARPRDLTALLASLERLPALHAALTPLANVAERLSALHAALAPEDDLTARLGAALVEEPPLRVTDGGMIRAGYDPELDRLRALESDGDTFLREIEAREREATGIPTLKVAYNRVHGYYIEVSRSRSAELPGRFMRRQTLKNTERYTTEELKRFEDEILSAREQAMLRERALFDDLIADLQARAPRLRTLADAVAELDVLACLAERAARLDWHCPELVQDPGIHIEQGRHPVVEAGLDTPFVANDTELDPEARRLLVITGPNMGGKSTYMRQTALIVLLACMGSFVPAARAQIGPVDRIFTRIGASDDLTSGRSTFMVEMTEAANILHNAGPESLVLMDEIGRGTSTFDGLALALACAERLTRHNRALTLFATHYFELTALAEREPAVANVHTDAMEHEHSIVFLHQVREGPANQSYGLQVAQLAGVPADVLKLAREHLRELEDRAAATDSPQLGLFASAPDATTTAPEPVAEERSSEERALKALFDTLDPDEMSPREALDALYRMKDALRDRQ from the coding sequence ATGAGCACCGCCGAGCCCCTCTCCGCCCACACCCCGATGATGCAACAGTACCTGGCCATCAAGGCCGAGTACCCGGATACGTTGCTGCTCTACCGCATGGGGGACTTCTACGAACTGTTCTACGACGACGCCGAGCGCGCCGCGGGGCTGCTCGACATCACCCTGACCCGGCGCGGCGAATCGGCCGGGGCGCCCATCCCGATGGCCGGGATCCCCGTGCACACGCTGGAGAGCTACCTGGCCCGCCTGCTGAAGATGGGCGAGAGCGTCGCCATCTGCGAGCAGACGGGTGCGGTGGGCGCCCAGAAGGGCCCGGTCAAGCGCGAGGTCGTGCGCATCGTGACTCCGGGCACGGTTACCGAGGAAGCCCTGCTGGATGCCCGCCAGGTGAATCGGCTGGTCGCGGTCTGCCCGGCCGCTTCCGCCGCCGTGAAGGGCCGCAAGACGGGCTACGGCATCGCCAGCCTGGAGTTCGCCAGCGGCCAGTTCCGCGTACTGGAGGTCGGCGACGAAACCGAGCTGGCCGCCGAACTGGCGCGGCTCGACCCGGTGGAACTGCTCGTACCCGATCTGACCGGCGCGATCCCGGGCACCGAGTCCTTCACTCCCCAGCGCCACGCCGACTGGCATTTCGACGCGGTCTCCGCCCATCGCCTGCTGATCACCCATTTCGGTACCCGCGACCTGTCCGGCTTTGGCTGCGAGGGGCTGGACCTCGGCATCGCCGCCGCCGGCGCCCTGCTCGCCTACGTGCAGAACCGCCATCGCGGCGATCTCGCACACATCACCAGCCTGGCGCACGAGCAGCGCAGCCAGATGCTGGTGCTGGACCCGGCCACCCGCCGCAATCTGGAACTCACGCGCACCCTGACGGGCGAGCGCCGCGGTTCTCTGCTCGCCCTGTTGGACACAACGCAGTCGGCGATGGGTGCCCGCCGCCTGATGCAGTGGCTGCACCAGCCGCTGCGCGAGCGCGCGATCATCCGCGAGCGCCAGACCGCGATCACCGCCCTGCTGGAACAGGAGGCCGTCACCCCGATCCGCGACGCCCTGGCCGGCTCCGCCGACAGCGAACGCATCCTCTCGCGCATCGTGCTGGGCAGCGCACGCCCGCGCGACCTGACGGCCCTGCTCGCCAGTCTGGAACGCCTGCCGGCCCTGCACGCGGCCCTGACACCGCTGGCCAATGTCGCCGAACGCCTGTCCGCCCTGCATGCCGCACTCGCGCCGGAGGATGACCTGACCGCCCGGCTCGGCGCCGCCCTGGTGGAGGAGCCACCGCTGCGGGTGACCGACGGCGGCATGATCCGCGCGGGTTACGACCCCGAGCTGGATCGCCTGCGCGCGCTGGAAAGCGACGGCGACACCTTCCTGCGGGAGATCGAGGCCCGCGAGCGCGAGGCCACCGGCATCCCCACGCTCAAGGTCGCCTACAACCGCGTGCACGGCTATTACATCGAGGTCTCGCGCAGCCGCTCGGCCGAGCTCCCCGGCCGCTTCATGCGCCGTCAGACACTGAAGAACACCGAGCGCTACACCACCGAGGAACTCAAGCGCTTCGAGGACGAGATCCTCTCCGCCCGCGAGCAGGCCATGCTCCGCGAGCGCGCGCTGTTCGACGACCTGATCGCCGACCTGCAGGCCCGCGCCCCGCGCCTGCGCACCCTCGCCGACGCCGTAGCCGAGCTGGACGTGCTCGCCTGCCTGGCCGAGCGCGCCGCCCGCCTCGACTGGCACTGCCCGGAGCTGGTCCAGGATCCCGGCATCCATATCGAGCAGGGCCGGCATCCGGTGGTCGAGGCCGGGCTCGATACCCCGTTCGTCGCCAATGACACCGAGCTGGACCCGGAGGCGCGCCGCCTGCTGGTGATCACCGGTCCCAACATGGGTGGCAAATCCACCTACATGCGTCAGACGGCATTGATCGTGCTGCTCGCGTGCATGGGAAGCTTCGTGCCGGCCGCGCGGGCGCAGATCGGGCCGGTGGACCGCATCTTCACCCGCATCGGCGCCTCCGACGACCTGACATCCGGGCGTTCGACCTTCATGGTGGAGATGACCGAGGCCGCGAACATCCTGCACAACGCGGGCCCCGAAAGCCTGGTGCTGATGGACGAGATCGGCCGCGGCACCAGCACCTTCGACGGGCTGGCACTCGCCCTGGCCTGCGCCGAGCGCCTGACGCGCCACAACCGCGCGCTGACCCTGTTCGCCACGCATTACTTCGAACTGACCGCGCTGGCCGAGCGCGAGCCGGCCGTGGCCAACGTGCACACGGACGCCATGGAGCACGAACACAGCATCGTGTTCCTGCACCAGGTCCGCGAGGGTCCGGCGAATCAGAGTTACGGGTTGCAGGTGGCGCAGCTGGCCGGCGTCCCGGCCGATGTACTCAAGCTCGCGCGGGAACACCTGCGCGAACTGGAGGACCGGGCCGCAGCGACGGACTCGCCGCAACTCGGCCTGTTCGCCTCCGCGCCGGACGCAACGACCACGGCCCCCGAGCCGGTTGCCGAGGAGCGGTCTTCGGAAGAACGGGCCCTGAAGGCCCTGTTCGACACCCTGGACCCGGACGAAATGAGCCCGCGCGAGGCCCTGGATGCCCTCTACCGCATGAAGGACGCCCTGCGCGATCGGCAATAG